In Mangifera indica cultivar Alphonso chromosome 1, CATAS_Mindica_2.1, whole genome shotgun sequence, a single genomic region encodes these proteins:
- the LOC123224208 gene encoding non-specific lipid-transfer protein 1-like, translating into MANTLALRLAGLVVLCMVVGAPIAQAAITCGQVTSNLGPCINYLKSGGVPAAACCNGIKSLQNSAKTTADRQTACKCLKTAASSISGINYSLAAGLPGKCGVSIPYKISPSTDCNTVK; encoded by the exons ATGGCAAACACTCTGGCTCTTCGACTGGCTGGTTTGGTGGTGCTGTGTATGGTGGTGGGTGCGCCCATTGCCCAAGCTGCAATCACTTGTGGTCAAGTGACAAGCAACCTCGGACCATGTATAAACTACCTCAAATCTGGCGGGGTTCCAGCTGCGGCTTGCTGCAATGGAATCAAGTCACTTCAAAATTCAGCCAAGACCACAGCTGACCGCCAGACGGCCTGCAAGTGCCTCAAAACCGCTGCATCATCCATCTCAGGCATCAACTATAGTCTTGCAGCTGGCCTTCCCGGCAAGTGCGGTGTTAGCATCCCTTACAAGATCAGCCCATCAACTGACTGCAACAC CGTGAAGTGA